One Candidatus Paceibacterota bacterium genomic window carries:
- the rpoC gene encoding DNA-directed RNA polymerase subunit beta', translating to MNTKTTDFKSIFLKLASPEDILSWSFGEVTKGETINYRTQRPERDGLFDERIFGPEKDYECYCGKYRRVRYKGVICEKCGVEVTRSIVRRERMGHIALAAPVAHIWFLRGIPSRIGLMLDISVSELEKVIYFAGYIITKVNEEAKKEVFEAIEKEFKIKSKKIATPEEKKKLKDALSAAKKEIESIAPLRVIDELDYRRLSLKYGELFEAGSGAETFYSVCKNLNLEDLAKKYELAYENATPQNKKKVARQVGFINSMIASKIRPEWMFMTVLPVIPPALRPMVQLDGGRHATSDVNDLYRRVLNRNNRLKRLLEINAPDVIVKNEKRMLQEAVDSLIDNSIRRGQQTAALSQAQKRPLRSLSDMLRGKQGRFRQNLLGKRVDYSGRSVIVVGPNLKMDQCGMPKQMALELFRPFVISQLIKRELAYNIRGANRLIDEKTDEVWEILENVIKDKYVLLNRAPTLHRLGIQAFKPILIDGEAIQIHPLVCSAFNADFDGDQMAVHVPLSEEAQEEAREIMASTKNLLIPRTGDPVVNPSQDIVLGCFFMTRIRKGAKGEGKYFSSPNEAILAYDFGEVELQALVKVLPTSTKKYEIFKGEMIDTTVGRLLFNSFLPSELSFINDEFGKKRLAKIVDEIIRFYGVDATPPILDKIKEFGYTYSTKSGISWGMDDVKEPEKKHEIIEEAEIKHQEIYEHFNNGLLTEDERYIKSIGIWQEAKNKVDDLVPSGLDQFGPVYSMVSSAARGSWGQINQMAGMKGLVANPSGKIIDFPIISSYKKGLNVLEYFISTHGARKGTADTALKTAKAGYLTRRLVDVAQDVIITEEDCGDKKGLTIKRDIATDGSFEEEIASRIKGRILLKDISIEDKEGKGKKIFKAGDMLSSRDAEQIDKAGVSEVRVRSPLSCETQWGICRKCYGLDLGRNELIKIGEAAGIIAAQAVGEPGTQLTMRTFHEGGVAKKGGDITLGLPRVEELFEARTPSNPAVITEYSGDVLEIKEADSSSGEKTVVVLPEASEIKAKKAKSEKPEKTEVEEYVIPFGKRIIVKKGAKVKAGDPLTDGPIDIKVLFKIAGKEAAENYILKQVGKVYDIQGVSIHDKHLEIIVRQMFSRYKVKSSGDTPLNKGQLVERTILLEENKKAREKGGEEAGASITLMGVSKVSLSTSSFLSAASFQDTARVLIKTSTEGGRDKLRGLKENVIIGHLIPAGTGIRKDLKCLERFNNMPPAESREEEY from the coding sequence ATGAATACCAAAACCACCGATTTTAAATCCATCTTTTTGAAACTCGCTTCTCCCGAGGACATTTTGTCATGGTCTTTCGGCGAAGTGACGAAAGGAGAAACTATAAATTATCGCACCCAGCGTCCGGAACGCGACGGTCTTTTTGACGAACGCATTTTCGGTCCGGAAAAAGATTATGAATGTTATTGCGGAAAATACAGGAGAGTCAGATACAAAGGAGTTATTTGTGAAAAATGCGGAGTTGAAGTGACACGTTCTATAGTGAGAAGGGAAAGAATGGGGCATATTGCGCTTGCCGCTCCTGTCGCGCACATTTGGTTTTTAAGAGGAATCCCTTCAAGAATAGGCCTTATGCTGGATATTTCGGTTTCCGAACTTGAAAAAGTCATTTATTTTGCCGGATACATAATAACTAAGGTAAATGAAGAAGCAAAGAAAGAAGTTTTTGAAGCGATAGAAAAAGAATTTAAGATAAAAAGTAAAAAAATCGCGACCCCCGAAGAAAAGAAAAAATTGAAAGACGCCCTTTCGGCCGCGAAAAAAGAAATAGAAAGCATTGCTCCTCTTCGCGTAATTGACGAATTGGATTACAGACGCTTGAGCTTGAAATATGGAGAACTTTTTGAAGCAGGTTCGGGTGCTGAAACTTTTTATTCCGTCTGCAAAAATTTGAATCTTGAAGATTTGGCGAAAAAATACGAACTCGCGTATGAAAATGCCACTCCTCAAAACAAGAAAAAAGTAGCAAGGCAAGTCGGTTTCATAAATTCAATGATAGCATCCAAGATAAGACCCGAGTGGATGTTTATGACTGTTCTTCCGGTGATACCTCCGGCTTTAAGGCCGATGGTCCAGCTCGACGGAGGAAGACACGCGACCTCCGATGTAAATGATTTATACAGAAGGGTGTTAAACAGGAACAATCGTCTAAAACGGCTTTTGGAAATAAACGCTCCGGACGTTATCGTAAAAAACGAAAAAAGAATGCTGCAGGAAGCGGTGGATTCTCTTATAGATAATTCCATAAGAAGAGGTCAACAAACAGCCGCTTTGAGCCAGGCGCAAAAAAGGCCCCTTAGGTCTCTTTCGGACATGCTCCGCGGGAAGCAGGGCAGGTTCAGACAAAATCTTTTGGGTAAGCGCGTTGATTATTCGGGACGCTCGGTTATTGTTGTCGGTCCTAATCTTAAGATGGACCAGTGCGGAATGCCGAAGCAGATGGCGCTTGAACTTTTCAGACCCTTCGTCATTTCTCAGCTTATAAAACGAGAGCTTGCCTACAATATTCGTGGCGCGAACAGGCTCATAGACGAAAAAACCGATGAAGTGTGGGAGATTTTGGAAAATGTGATTAAAGACAAATATGTCTTGCTTAACCGCGCTCCGACTTTGCATCGTCTTGGAATCCAGGCTTTCAAACCTATTCTGATAGATGGAGAAGCTATACAAATACATCCGCTGGTATGTTCGGCTTTTAACGCGGACTTCGACGGCGACCAGATGGCGGTTCATGTTCCTTTAAGCGAAGAAGCGCAGGAAGAAGCGAGGGAAATAATGGCTTCCACAAAAAATCTTTTAATCCCGAGAACGGGAGATCCTGTCGTTAATCCTTCCCAGGACATAGTGCTCGGCTGCTTTTTTATGACAAGAATAAGAAAAGGCGCCAAGGGTGAAGGAAAATATTTTTCAAGCCCGAACGAGGCTATTTTGGCTTACGATTTCGGAGAAGTGGAGCTTCAGGCGCTTGTAAAAGTTTTGCCTACCTCCACAAAAAAATACGAAATTTTCAAAGGAGAAATGATAGACACTACGGTAGGCAGGCTGCTTTTTAACAGCTTTTTGCCGAGTGAACTTTCTTTTATAAATGATGAATTCGGTAAAAAACGCCTAGCTAAAATTGTTGATGAAATTATCAGGTTTTACGGAGTGGACGCTACGCCTCCTATTTTGGACAAGATAAAAGAATTCGGCTATACATATTCTACCAAGTCCGGAATTTCATGGGGCATGGATGATGTGAAAGAGCCGGAGAAAAAACACGAAATTATAGAAGAAGCCGAAATCAAACACCAGGAAATTTATGAACATTTCAATAACGGGCTTTTGACGGAAGACGAGAGATACATTAAATCTATCGGCATTTGGCAGGAGGCGAAAAATAAAGTTGACGATTTGGTTCCTTCCGGCCTTGACCAGTTCGGTCCTGTCTATAGCATGGTTTCTTCGGCCGCCAGAGGTTCTTGGGGGCAGATAAACCAGATGGCGGGAATGAAAGGTCTTGTAGCGAACCCGTCAGGAAAAATTATAGATTTTCCGATAATTTCTTCTTACAAGAAGGGGTTGAATGTTTTGGAATATTTTATTTCAACGCACGGCGCGAGAAAAGGAACCGCTGACACGGCTTTGAAAACCGCGAAAGCAGGCTATCTTACCCGCCGTCTTGTTGATGTGGCGCAGGACGTTATTATCACCGAAGAGGATTGCGGCGATAAAAAAGGATTGACCATAAAACGCGATATCGCCACTGACGGTTCTTTTGAGGAAGAAATCGCGTCAAGAATAAAAGGCAGAATTTTATTGAAAGATATTTCTATTGAAGATAAAGAAGGAAAAGGAAAGAAAATTTTTAAAGCCGGCGACATGCTTTCTTCAAGAGACGCCGAACAGATTGATAAAGCCGGAGTTAGCGAAGTGCGCGTGAGGTCGCCTCTTTCTTGCGAAACGCAATGGGGCATTTGCAGAAAATGTTATGGGCTTGATCTTGGAAGAAACGAACTTATAAAAATCGGCGAAGCTGCCGGAATCATCGCGGCGCAGGCGGTTGGCGAACCTGGAACCCAGCTTACAATGAGGACCTTCCATGAGGGAGGCGTAGCCAAAAAAGGCGGAGATATCACTTTGGGTCTTCCCCGTGTTGAAGAACTTTTTGAAGCCAGAACTCCGTCTAATCCTGCGGTTATCACCGAATACAGCGGAGATGTTTTGGAAATCAAAGAAGCGGACAGCTCTTCCGGAGAAAAAACTGTCGTTGTTTTACCGGAAGCTTCCGAGATAAAAGCGAAAAAGGCAAAATCAGAAAAGCCGGAAAAAACCGAAGTTGAAGAATATGTTATTCCTTTTGGAAAAAGAATCATAGTGAAGAAAGGAGCCAAGGTTAAAGCCGGGGACCCTCTTACCGACGGTCCTATCGATATCAAGGTCCTTTTCAAAATCGCGGGCAAGGAAGCCGCTGAAAATTATATTTTGAAGCAAGTCGGCAAAGTTTATGATATTCAGGGAGTTTCCATACACGATAAGCATTTGGAAATTATCGTAAGACAGATGTTTTCAAGATATAAAGTAAAAAGTTCGGGAGACACGCCCCTTAACAAAGGACAGCTTGTCGAAAGAACCATACTCCTCGAGGAAAATAAAAAAGCGAGAGAAAAAGGAGGGGAAGAAGCGGGCGCTTCAATAACACTTATGGGCGTTAGCAAAGTTTCGCTTTCCACTTCAAGTTTTCTGTCAGCCGCGTCTTTCCAAGACACCGCTCGTGTGCTCATAAAAACATCAACCGAAGGAGGCCGCGATAAATTGCGCGGTTTGAAGGAGAACGTCATCATAGGCCATCTTATTCCTGCCGGAACCGGTATCAGAAAAGATTTAAAATGTTTGGAACGTTTTAACAATATGCCGCCGGCAGAATCAAGAGAAGAAGAATATTAA